In the genome of Saccharomonospora viridis DSM 43017, one region contains:
- a CDS encoding polyprenyl synthetase family protein, with product MTAILPSEVSATQQLVQPALREAVTTLTPAMRRIVSYHFGWTDEHGEVVNGGGGKALRPALALLAARAVGAPPESALPGAVAVELVHNFSLLHDDVMDGDTERRHRPTAWRLFGTPAAILAGDALLTLAMEVLDSVGERSANQRLAAAVHRLIEGQSADIEYESRTIVSVEECLDMEDGKTASLMACSAELGALLGGADDRTVAALGDFGRNLGMGFQLVDDLLGILGSPEVTGKPVLADLRVRKKSVPVVVALNADTDSAAALQEFYRRERPPNEDDVRTMAALIEDTGAITWTRERAHRYIAAAETSLATVNPPEEVRAALADLTRFVVERDR from the coding sequence ATGACCGCGATTTTGCCGTCCGAGGTGAGTGCCACTCAGCAGCTGGTGCAACCCGCACTACGCGAGGCGGTCACCACGCTGACACCCGCGATGCGACGTATCGTCAGCTACCACTTCGGTTGGACCGACGAGCACGGGGAGGTCGTGAACGGAGGGGGAGGCAAGGCGTTGCGGCCCGCGCTCGCCCTGCTCGCGGCCAGAGCCGTAGGGGCCCCACCGGAATCGGCGCTTCCGGGCGCTGTCGCCGTGGAGCTGGTGCACAACTTCTCCTTGCTGCACGACGATGTCATGGACGGCGACACAGAGCGTCGCCACCGGCCCACCGCATGGCGGTTGTTCGGCACCCCGGCCGCCATCCTGGCGGGTGACGCGCTGTTGACACTCGCCATGGAGGTGCTGGACTCGGTGGGGGAGCGTTCCGCCAATCAGCGTCTGGCCGCTGCGGTGCACAGATTGATCGAGGGGCAGAGCGCCGACATCGAGTACGAAAGCCGCACGATCGTCAGCGTCGAGGAGTGCCTGGACATGGAGGACGGCAAAACCGCGTCGCTCATGGCGTGCTCGGCCGAACTCGGGGCGCTGTTGGGCGGAGCCGATGACCGGACAGTCGCGGCGTTGGGGGATTTCGGACGCAATCTGGGAATGGGTTTCCAGCTCGTCGACGATCTGCTCGGCATCCTCGGCAGCCCGGAGGTCACCGGTAAACCCGTGCTGGCCGACCTGCGGGTGCGGAAGAAGTCGGTTCCTGTGGTGGTGGCCTTGAACGCGGATACCGACAGTGCGGCGGCGTTGCAGGAGTTCTACCGGCGAGAACGCCCGCCCAACGAGGACGATGTGCGCACGATGGCGGCATTGATCGAGGACACGGGCGCCATCACGTGGACTCGGGAGCGCGCCCACCGTTATATCGCCGCGGCCGAGACCAGCCTCGCCACGGTGAATCCGCCCGAGGAGGTCCGTGCGGCACTGGCCGATCTCACCCGTTTCGTCGTGGAGCGTGACCGATGA
- the hpnE gene encoding hydroxysqualene dehydroxylase HpnE — protein MTAPCAQPRARGGDPTEAHVVVAGSGLAGLTAACDLADAGVSVTLLESRARLGGATFSFQRGGMTVDNGQHVVLRCCTAYLRLLERLGSSAGMAVQERFRVPVLAPGGRFTELRRIDVPAPLHLLPAIARYRALRPIDRARVLRAALALRSLDPDDESLDSHNFGDWLARHGQNDETRDRLWNLITVAALNGHVSQVSLASAAKVFRTALLDAPDAADIGIPRWPLEDLHVRPAEKYLIERGGRVRTHSPVRGVTPVRDRFLVRLDDEVLEADAVVLAVPPETAARVCPERAGLQRWRLVRLGAVPIVNVHVVYERPVTDLSFVAAVSSPVQWVFDRTDAAGLTTGQYLTVSLSAAESWLTTPASTLREVFLTELGRLFPEAATTPHSRFFVTRQRRATFRQSPGSNSLRADQRTALPGLVLAGSWTATGWPDTMEGAVQSGHRAADLVLAQLAGGVR, from the coding sequence GTGACGGCGCCGTGTGCACAACCGCGGGCGCGTGGGGGCGACCCCACGGAGGCTCATGTGGTGGTGGCCGGATCCGGGTTGGCGGGCCTCACCGCGGCCTGCGATCTGGCCGACGCCGGAGTCTCGGTGACGCTGTTGGAATCCCGCGCGCGGCTGGGCGGGGCGACGTTCTCCTTCCAGCGGGGCGGCATGACCGTCGACAACGGACAGCATGTGGTGCTGCGATGCTGTACCGCTTACCTGCGGCTGCTCGAACGCCTGGGCAGTTCCGCGGGCATGGCGGTACAGGAACGCTTCCGTGTGCCGGTGCTCGCGCCGGGAGGACGGTTCACGGAGTTGCGGCGTATCGACGTCCCGGCGCCGCTGCACCTGTTGCCCGCGATCGCCCGGTACAGGGCCTTACGGCCGATCGATCGCGCACGGGTCCTCCGCGCCGCGCTGGCGTTGCGTTCACTCGACCCGGACGACGAGTCCCTGGACTCCCACAATTTCGGTGATTGGCTCGCCCGACACGGGCAGAACGACGAGACCCGCGACAGACTGTGGAACCTGATCACGGTCGCCGCCCTCAACGGCCACGTGTCCCAGGTGTCGTTGGCCTCGGCGGCGAAGGTGTTCCGCACGGCCTTGCTCGACGCCCCGGATGCCGCGGACATCGGGATCCCGCGTTGGCCGCTGGAGGATCTGCACGTACGTCCCGCGGAGAAATACCTGATCGAACGCGGCGGCCGGGTGCGGACCCACAGCCCGGTCCGGGGCGTCACGCCCGTGCGGGATCGGTTCCTGGTGCGTTTGGACGACGAGGTCCTCGAAGCCGACGCGGTCGTCCTCGCCGTGCCTCCCGAGACGGCGGCCCGCGTGTGCCCCGAGCGGGCCGGGCTCCAGCGATGGCGACTCGTGCGACTGGGCGCGGTCCCGATCGTCAACGTGCACGTGGTCTACGAACGTCCGGTCACCGACCTCTCCTTCGTCGCGGCGGTGTCATCGCCGGTGCAGTGGGTGTTCGACCGCACCGACGCCGCCGGACTGACCACAGGCCAGTACCTGACGGTGTCGTTGTCGGCGGCCGAATCGTGGCTCACCACCCCGGCCTCGACGCTGCGGGAGGTCTTCCTCACCGAACTCGGCCGCTTGTTCCCCGAGGCGGCGACGACACCGCATTCCCGGTTCTTCGTCACCCGACAGCGAAGGGCCACGTTCCGCCAGAGCCCCGGCTCGAACAGCTTGCGTGCGGACCAGCGCACGGCGTTGCCCGGCCTCGTCCTCGCCGGCTCCTGGACCGCGACTGGTTGGCCCGACACCATGGAGGGAGCCGTGCAAAGTGGACATCGAGCCGCCGACCTCGTTCTCGCTCAGCTGGCTGGAGGTGTGAGGTGA
- the hpnC gene encoding squalene synthase HpnC, with amino-acid sequence MRLAGQRAERDEARPMHAEVAQASPPLEWLRVRARQENFPVALHVLPPRYRRHLLTLYAFARMVDDIGDAAPGDRLLQLDRISAELDRMYAGRTGDDPLFQRLAYTVSECELPQSELERLVEANRRDQVVHRYRTFDELLDYCALSANPVGRLVLRVFGVSTERRAHLSDRICSALQVLEHCQDVAEDACAGRIYLPRHDLDRFGVVEEDLMAAQASTGVRAVVALQVQRAVRLLDEGGPLVDDLRGAARLAVAGYVAGGRATARALVDAGFDVLARTPRPRKSHMLCSLLASLGIGDAR; translated from the coding sequence ATGCGGTTGGCCGGCCAACGGGCCGAACGGGACGAGGCGAGGCCCATGCATGCCGAAGTGGCACAGGCGTCACCGCCGTTGGAGTGGTTGCGCGTACGAGCACGGCAGGAGAATTTCCCTGTCGCCCTTCACGTGCTGCCACCGCGGTACCGGCGCCACCTGCTCACGTTGTACGCATTCGCCCGAATGGTGGATGACATCGGCGACGCGGCCCCGGGAGACCGACTTCTCCAACTCGATCGGATATCCGCCGAACTCGATCGGATGTACGCGGGGCGGACCGGGGACGATCCGCTGTTCCAACGACTGGCGTACACCGTGTCGGAGTGTGAGCTGCCACAGTCCGAGTTGGAGCGCTTGGTCGAGGCCAACCGGCGGGACCAGGTGGTGCACCGGTACCGCACTTTCGACGAATTGCTCGACTACTGTGCGCTGTCCGCCAATCCTGTGGGACGTCTGGTGTTGCGCGTGTTCGGCGTGAGCACCGAACGACGCGCTCACCTGTCCGATCGAATCTGCAGCGCATTGCAGGTGTTGGAGCACTGTCAGGACGTGGCCGAGGACGCCTGTGCCGGACGGATCTATCTGCCCCGACACGATCTCGACCGGTTCGGTGTCGTCGAGGAGGACCTCATGGCGGCACAGGCGAGCACCGGTGTCAGGGCGGTCGTCGCGCTTCAGGTGCAGCGCGCCGTGAGGCTGTTGGACGAGGGGGGACCGTTGGTGGACGACTTACGCGGAGCGGCGCGTCTGGCCGTCGCGGGCTACGTCGCCGGAGGTAGGGCCACGGCGCGGGCGCTGGTCGACGCGGGGTTCGACGTGCTCGCTCGAACACCGCGCCCCCGGAAATCGCACATGCTGTGCTCTCTGCTGGCGTCGCTGGGCATCGGTGATGCGCGGTGA
- a CDS encoding universal stress protein produces the protein MAEEERAKGRSAIETPEDEAEPVAAEGAVVVGVDGSEAALRAVRWAAERAAWRSVPLHVVHAYGLVSRYFAMDVPVPPGVIESLLAEARAILREAVAEAEATASGVEVHTQLVNHPAVPALLRCSQGAELVVLGASGFGGFAGMLAGSTTVAVAGHAAAPVVVVRCGEGRSAPPTSGPIVVGVDGSPLSERAVAGAFEEAALRSAPLVVVRAWMDVEDEGVMRRAKLFFTNTPEEDEVRALLDEQLAGWEEKYPGVSVERVVVRDRPRRQLLERSRTAQLVVVGSRGRGGFTGMLLGSTSQALIHHAGCPVMIVRPRDSDQED, from the coding sequence ATGGCGGAGGAGGAGCGGGCGAAGGGGCGGTCCGCCATCGAGACCCCCGAAGACGAAGCCGAGCCGGTGGCGGCCGAGGGGGCGGTGGTGGTCGGTGTCGACGGGTCGGAGGCGGCGTTGCGAGCCGTGCGGTGGGCGGCCGAGAGGGCGGCGTGGCGGTCGGTGCCGTTGCACGTGGTGCACGCCTACGGGCTGGTCTCCCGCTACTTCGCCATGGACGTTCCGGTGCCGCCCGGCGTGATCGAGTCCCTGCTGGCGGAAGCGCGCGCGATTCTGCGCGAGGCGGTGGCCGAGGCGGAGGCGACCGCTTCCGGTGTGGAGGTACACACGCAGCTGGTGAACCACCCGGCGGTTCCCGCGTTGCTGCGTTGCTCCCAAGGGGCGGAGCTCGTGGTGCTCGGTGCCTCCGGGTTCGGCGGTTTCGCGGGGATGTTGGCCGGGTCCACCACGGTGGCCGTGGCCGGACATGCGGCCGCTCCCGTAGTGGTCGTCCGCTGTGGTGAGGGTCGATCCGCCCCACCGACGTCGGGTCCGATCGTGGTCGGAGTGGACGGCAGTCCGTTGAGCGAGCGTGCCGTCGCCGGTGCGTTCGAGGAAGCGGCGCTGCGTTCGGCACCGCTGGTCGTGGTCCGTGCCTGGATGGACGTCGAGGACGAGGGGGTCATGCGGCGGGCCAAGTTGTTCTTCACCAACACGCCCGAGGAGGACGAGGTGCGGGCGTTGCTCGACGAGCAACTGGCGGGCTGGGAGGAGAAGTACCCCGGCGTGTCCGTGGAGCGAGTGGTGGTGCGGGACCGGCCGCGTAGGCAGTTGCTCGAGCGGTCCCGCACGGCGCAGCTGGTCGTGGTGGGAAGCCGGGGTAGGGGTGGTTTCACCGGGATGTTGCTCGGTTCCACGAGCCAGGCGCTGATCCACCATGCCGGATGTCCCGTGATGATCGTGCGACCGCGGGATTCCGATCAGGAGGACTGA
- a CDS encoding ROK family transcriptional regulator, with protein MPGTGGVREANAAAVLSAIRAYGPLSRRAIARHTSLSMPTVSRQVSTLIELGLLSELPDPPLTGEVGRPTVPVDLNSDVIAACGVHIGVTTTTYGLSTLRGELLDSERIPTPSGAPEEVLRRIAREVEAFLGDWPERRIIGVGLAIGGQVDVERGLLDHEPLGWHGVPARTIMEEITALPVYVDGHVPAMATAELLFGEATHARSALYFYAREMVGAAVAVGGVLHRGPGQSGSIAHLPVGSDVLCPCGRTGCLEATVSERSVLERAVRAGVLDRPDIRTLHEVAAAGDAIAHRILTERAHALGRAVALLRDIVNPELVVLAGQAITDAPAYLDAVYGAYADTTVLPDRGLMTVTRFGPDVQAMAACAGLLARLYERPFSMVGVY; from the coding sequence GTGCCGGGGACGGGTGGTGTGCGGGAGGCGAACGCCGCGGCGGTTCTGAGCGCCATCCGTGCGTACGGTCCGTTGTCCCGCCGGGCGATCGCCCGACACACGTCGTTGAGCATGCCCACCGTGAGCAGGCAGGTCTCGACGTTGATCGAGCTCGGACTGTTGAGCGAACTCCCGGATCCGCCGTTGACCGGCGAGGTCGGCAGACCGACGGTGCCGGTCGATCTGAACAGCGACGTGATCGCGGCGTGCGGGGTGCACATCGGTGTCACCACCACCACGTACGGCCTGAGCACGCTCCGGGGGGAACTGTTGGACAGTGAGCGCATCCCCACGCCCAGCGGGGCGCCGGAGGAGGTGCTGCGGCGGATCGCCCGGGAGGTGGAGGCGTTCCTGGGCGATTGGCCGGAACGGCGGATCATCGGCGTCGGCTTGGCGATCGGCGGACAGGTCGACGTCGAGCGGGGTCTGCTCGACCACGAGCCGCTGGGCTGGCACGGAGTGCCCGCGCGCACGATCATGGAGGAGATCACGGCGCTGCCGGTCTACGTCGACGGACACGTGCCCGCCATGGCCACGGCGGAACTGCTGTTCGGGGAGGCCACCCACGCTCGGAGCGCGCTGTACTTCTACGCGCGCGAGATGGTCGGGGCGGCCGTGGCGGTGGGTGGGGTGTTGCATCGTGGCCCGGGGCAGTCGGGGAGCATCGCCCACCTTCCCGTGGGAAGTGACGTGCTGTGTCCGTGCGGTAGGACCGGGTGCTTGGAGGCGACGGTGTCGGAACGGTCCGTGCTGGAACGCGCTGTGCGTGCCGGCGTGCTCGACCGGCCGGACATCCGAACGTTGCACGAGGTCGCCGCGGCCGGTGACGCGATCGCGCATCGCATCCTGACCGAACGCGCACACGCGCTCGGTCGGGCGGTCGCGTTGCTGCGCGACATCGTCAATCCCGAGCTCGTGGTGCTGGCTGGGCAGGCGATCACCGACGCCCCCGCGTACCTGGACGCGGTGTACGGCGCCTACGCGGACACCACGGTGCTGCCGGACAGGGGACTGATGACGGTCACCCGGTTCGGTCCGGACGTGCAGGCGATGGCCGCGTGCGCGGGTCTGCTCGCGCGCCTCTACGAGCGTCCGTTCTCGATGGTCGGTGTGTACTGA
- the hpnD gene encoding presqualene diphosphate synthase HpnD codes for MRPEQAYDDCVRITREQARNFAYGIRLLPGPKRNALSAVYAFARRIDDIGDGDLSREVKLKGLETARADLRAMEAGTTDTDDPVLIALADAARRFELPLDAFDELIDGCRADVLGVGYPTFTSLERYCRCVAGSVGRLSLAVFGSPDRDRYEPIADDLGVALQLTNILRDVVEDLDNGRVYLPADELKRFGCTLERDDSGAFVDDADDLAALLEFQAVRAQEWYERGLALLDVLDRRSRACCAAMAGIYHRLLTRMALRPDLVLRGRTSLPSWEKALVAGMALAGGTP; via the coding sequence GTGAGGCCGGAGCAGGCATACGACGACTGTGTGCGCATCACCCGTGAACAGGCCCGCAATTTCGCCTACGGCATCAGGTTGCTGCCCGGACCCAAACGCAACGCGCTCAGCGCGGTCTACGCCTTCGCCCGTCGGATCGACGACATCGGTGACGGCGATCTCAGTCGAGAGGTCAAACTCAAGGGGTTGGAGACCGCCCGCGCCGATCTGCGCGCGATGGAGGCCGGAACCACCGACACCGACGATCCCGTCCTCATCGCCCTCGCGGACGCGGCGCGGCGCTTCGAGCTGCCGTTGGACGCGTTCGACGAACTGATCGACGGTTGTCGCGCTGATGTGTTGGGGGTCGGCTATCCGACGTTCACGTCGCTGGAGCGGTACTGCCGGTGTGTCGCCGGTTCGGTCGGGCGACTGTCGTTGGCGGTCTTCGGCAGTCCGGACCGGGATCGATACGAGCCGATCGCCGACGATCTGGGCGTCGCGCTACAGCTGACCAACATCCTGCGCGACGTCGTCGAGGACCTCGACAACGGTCGGGTGTATCTGCCCGCCGACGAGCTCAAGCGGTTCGGGTGCACACTCGAGCGGGACGACAGCGGGGCGTTCGTCGACGACGCGGACGACCTCGCGGCGTTGTTGGAGTTCCAGGCGGTACGGGCGCAGGAATGGTACGAGCGGGGACTGGCCCTGCTCGACGTCCTCGACCGACGCAGCCGAGCATGCTGCGCGGCGATGGCGGGGATCTATCACCGGCTGCTCACTCGGATGGCGCTACGACCGGACCTGGTGTTGCGGGGCCGGACCAGTCTGCCGTCCTGGGAGAAGGCCCTCGTGGCGGGCATGGCACTTGCGGGAGGCACACCGTGA
- a CDS encoding sulfite exporter TauE/SafE family protein: MQTLLLFGLAGFLAQLVDGSLGMAFGVTATTTLVAVGTVPAVASAAVHLAEVGTALASGVAHWRFRNIDWRTVGILAAPGAVGAVLGAYVLTSLPMGFAEVWITLVLLLLGCYVLVRFAFFHKPGALVGARRPSTRFLGPLGLVAGFVDASGGGGWGPVATTTLLSSGRLEPRKVIGSVDTSEFLVALAASLGFLFSLSQEDQLNYTVVAGLMLGGVVAAPLAAWLVRRLPPRVLGAAAGGLIVFTNARTLLNAVGASPSVKTVVLSALAVLWGVGLASAVRSARAERRSDTPSDDTPVLGYP; encoded by the coding sequence ATGCAGACTCTGTTGTTGTTCGGACTCGCCGGATTCCTCGCCCAGCTCGTGGACGGGTCGCTGGGGATGGCGTTCGGGGTGACGGCGACCACCACACTCGTCGCCGTGGGAACCGTCCCCGCCGTGGCCTCCGCGGCGGTCCATCTCGCCGAGGTGGGCACCGCGCTGGCCTCGGGGGTGGCCCATTGGCGCTTCCGCAACATCGACTGGCGCACCGTCGGCATCCTCGCCGCACCGGGCGCGGTCGGCGCCGTGCTCGGGGCCTACGTGCTGACCTCGCTTCCCATGGGGTTCGCCGAGGTCTGGATCACCCTGGTGCTGTTGTTGCTCGGCTGCTACGTGCTGGTCCGCTTCGCGTTCTTCCACAAACCCGGCGCGCTCGTCGGTGCCCGGCGTCCCAGCACCCGGTTCCTCGGCCCGCTCGGCCTCGTCGCCGGATTCGTCGACGCGAGCGGGGGTGGGGGCTGGGGACCGGTCGCCACCACGACTCTGCTGTCGTCCGGGCGGCTGGAACCACGCAAGGTGATCGGTTCGGTGGACACGTCCGAGTTCCTCGTCGCGCTCGCGGCCAGTCTCGGTTTCCTGTTCTCCCTGTCGCAGGAGGATCAGCTGAACTACACCGTCGTGGCGGGGCTCATGCTCGGCGGTGTCGTGGCGGCCCCGCTGGCGGCGTGGTTGGTGCGCAGACTGCCGCCTCGGGTGCTCGGTGCCGCGGCGGGTGGCCTCATCGTGTTCACGAACGCGCGGACCCTGCTGAACGCCGTGGGGGCGAGCCCCTCGGTGAAGACCGTGGTCCTGAGCGCGCTGGCCGTGCTGTGGGGGGTCGGTCTCGCCTCAGCCGTGCGGTCGGCGCGGGCGGAACGGCGAAGCGACACCCCTTCGGACGACACCCCCGTCCTCGGGTACCCGTGA